The Sorghum bicolor cultivar BTx623 chromosome 6, Sorghum_bicolor_NCBIv3, whole genome shotgun sequence genome contains the following window.
GCCGCCTCTGCAGCGTGCTCGGCGCGGTGCTGATCGTGGCTGGGCTGTACATGGTGCTCTGGGGCAAAGCGAGAGAAGCACAGGAGAaggaagctgctgctgctgcacctgCTCCTGTTCGTGCTGTGCCTGTGCCCACGGATGAAGAGCTGGGCAAGGAATCCACggctcctcctgctgctgccgccgccaatGGTGAAACAAAATGACGAGACTTGATCGTCTTGATTATGGCCTATATGCTCAAAGCCAACTTTGCTGATCGACGGGCGGCACGATGGCAGTGGACTCCAATGTTGACTCTTCGTTCTGAATAACATTTTTGGTGAAAGAGAGACTCTGCCAGTAAAGCTCGTATATGATCGGTTACGGGCGCAAAATTTGACCCAAATGTTTCGAATCTCAATATTTATTTAACCTTGACCGAGGTCATCTGTTCAAATTATGAATCAGTTATGTTTTGATCTGTAAAATTATTTTGCTAGATCtcaaagcaaagcaaagcaaaggtTGATGACCTCATGACCCACCGTAGTTATTGGCAGTCGAATTGTTTTGCAACCTTGTAAAGAGTTTTGTTCCGGTGGTCCTCAAAAGATTTGCACGGATATTAAAGCAGTCAGGTAAttaattttaagattttttgcTATATATTAGGCTCGATTCGCCTTCGCCAGCAGTGGTTAGGGATGGCCTCCCACTCGCTGCTGTAGGGGCCTAGGTTACCTAACGCACGAGAGGAAGCACGAAACCCTAGAACAATAAAGGCTTCAATAAACTGCTTCCAACTAACTTCCAGAGGAGCATTTACAACCCTTTTATATAGGGCGTGGATTCTGACTAATATTCATTACTGAAATAGCCTGTGACGGTGACggaatattccagcatatttCGCCCCCCCCCTACCTGCGACCTACAAGACTACTTGAATAATTCCTAATCACGAACATTTTACAAGTCAACATGCTGGGATTCTAACCCTAACGCAACCCGGACCTTTGCCGAGCCTCCGCCAAAAGCTGCGGATCCTCCGCCGACCAGCTGCCGAAGGATTGGCGCCCGCCACTTGAGGTTCTCCGCCTTGCCTCAGTCAAAGGCTCCGAATCCTCCGTCGATCACTTGCGATCGGCGTCCGCTTCTCGGGGGTCCTCCGCATCGGGTCagttcatgcacacatgtttcacAGAACCAAATTGCATCAACTTAGCTTTTTCCCCAGACCTTTGTACGAAAGGTTCGGGTTACCAAGGTCAGGTCACCGCGATTGAGTTGTGGTGACTTTTACTTCCGGAGCAACTAGAGGGAGGGCATGGTTGAATTGCCTGTTGACAGATTTTATTGACTGTCGAGACTGCCTGTGGAAATTGAGTGTGGCGATTTATCTTATCGAAGCATTTGGGTTATTTTAATGTTAAAGAAAACAATGTCTGATTTTTTTTGTCAACGTAAAGAAATATTCCGTACCGACCGCTTTCGTTTTCTATATTATAAAACCGTTTTCGAATTTTGTTAAACATAAAACTTTGTCAGTTTCAGTTGGTTTCACAAccatttttgtttattttttatacTCTTTAATTGCTAAAATATAGAAATATTCCGTACCCGTTTTCTACATTGTAATTCCGTTTtcgaccgttttcatccttaggaGTGTCAACTTAAATATTTTTTGAGGCATACTGTACAATAGCGTATGTCTAGGAACGCGGTGCCATATCATCGCTCAAGAATACATCAACGCAAATCCAGATGAAGTGATGCATTACCACAGATTTAAAGGAAAGACTCAATTACTGTTGCTTATACTGGTGAATTACTGTTGCTTATACTGGTGTTTGGGCTTCTGAAGAGCTGGAGCTGTCTTGATGGTTCCTCCAAAATGGCTCCAGTTACTCAttctttttattaaaaaaaaaacagcttcttGTACAAAATGTTTGGTAGAGCTCATTTGGAGAAACCAGGACTGGAGCTAACAAGCAGACCCTGAAGTGGTAATGGATTAACTTATTCCATCCACGATCAAACAAAAAAGAGTGGGAAAATGGTAGGGACTTTCAATGAAAGACATCACAGAAGTGGACGAAGCCtttcaattaaaaaaaaaaagagtttgtGCACGCAAATGCAAGCTCCAccacagcagcaacaacaacagaaaTGCACTACTAATCTAATACAGTGTATCACATTACCACAACACAAAGGGCTGCCGGGGGTTCcttcaaaagaaaaagaaaagaaaagaaaagaaaagccgAAGGATCGAGTTCCTCGGTTGGTTATGCTTGCAGGCAATATGAAAGTTCACGTGATGTGGATTCTTTCTTCATGTTTCCATTGTTTCCAATCTGGCACTCTATTGTAAACTCAAACTCCATCTAGAGTAATCATCGTCTCATCTGATCAATGCTAATGTCTGAAAATGTGTTCAATGGGGCTCTCAAGTCTCAATCGCTTGTGCGGGCCATAGGAAAGTTTGGTTGTCATGGAACCTTTGTGTTGCTACTCTTTCCAATCTGAAGCTCCATGGTAAACTCATATTCCACCTGGAGAAATCACCTATCACCAAACATAAGATTGTTGATCTGATCAATACTAATGTCTGATATGGGTTCAATGGGCGTCTCCTCCTCAATTGCAGGAGAAAACGTTGTGCGCTCCCGACTATTTTCATCTGCCAAACAAATCATTGCAACAAGATGAAAAGGGCAATATGTAGAAACAAGAATTTGCAAAACAATTCAATCATTTGAAGGACGAAGGGAATTCAGTCTCACCGAAGATAGTACCGCAGGAAGTTGGTGGAGGAGTGGCAACGAAGTTGAGACCCATGTAGATACCCATGGACAGCACCACGGCCACAATCAAGAACGATGGCACAGCCAGTGCCCAATACCTGAACGAAAGCAAGCCTTGCAATCAGCTACTGCAAGAAACACCCATCCAAATCGAGCAGTTTTTTAacctatatataataataagatACAAGCAGCAAAGTATGGATGCCACGCATTAATGAAATTCAGGTTTCATTTGATTTTATCAAAATTGCAACCATCCAGTGTCTAACTGTCTAACCCAGTGCTGCTGATATAGAATTTTATTaggaatgaacaagaacaaggacCAAAAACGAAAGAAGAAAAGGCCATGGGAATCCTATAATCACAAATTTCTCGGGGCGATGGGGAGAAGAGTAGTGTGTCATACTTGCTAGGGTAGTAGGTGATGCCGACAGACCGGAGGACTGGCTCGGGCGTGTATGCCCAGGCGAGGTAGACGGCGGTGGCGATGACGGTGGTGATGGATCCGACGAAGCCGTACACCTCCGATGGCTTGGGGCCATGGTCGCGGGCGGCAAAGGAGGGGGACCTGGTGGAGGGGGCCCAATCACGGTGGGGTCGGCGGTTGCGTATCAGGCTAACCGTCTGCCTGGGACTGCGCACCACCAGCGACGGTGACGGTGATGTCGATGGCGGCGACCACTCCATCGTCTTCCTTAGTTCTCACCTCCTTGTCCGTCTCGTCAATCAGGCGGCAGCACAGATACGGATACATGTATCAGGATCCGAAGGATAAGCATCTGCGGATATGGCAATTTGTCAAGAAAACGTATTATAGTGTACATGAAAACTACTCGGTTTTCACTCTAATCTACAACTGATGCAAGTTCATATGGTCATCCTAGACAACAGGTACAAGTCGATTGGTGTACATCCGCATGCACCATCATGCACCATCGTGATCCACACAAACTCAACGTAAAAATTATATATGAGTTAAATTAAATTTATGGCATGTCCATCTAACTACAATCCATTTAGAACACTTGACCATGTCTCAATCTATCCAAAAATAAATTAATCTAAATttatatattaatattatttaaaaagcatagaTAATTTTATATTGGTAAGTCACTCTATCACATGTCTGTATAAGTTAGAGCAGCACATCTAACTAGCTAGCCATGATGTGGTACAAACTACAAAGTATGCAATCCtaaaataaatatgaaaatataatgtAATCGTTACATAATAAATCTTTAATTCTCTCGTGCTCATGTAAGTCAGAGTGGCTAACGTACGTCCAGGAATAGAGTccaaagatgaatcctaacccATGATGCGATTATTAATAGTTTTCCAACCTGAAGTCGTCCAAATGACCATGTAATAATATGTACACCCACGTATGGGCACTTTTGACAGTTCACAATAGAAGTCCCTTGTACATTCAATTATGCCCCATCCTGATTTTGCAGCAAATGTGTCTCAACTCTAGTGCAGCTAGAGATTTTGCATCGGAGAACATTTGCATCTCCGTAAAACATTCTCTCCACCAATTCTAGGCCTCTCCGGAACGGTGACATGATCCTATAGACAGTAGCATTCGCAGCAGCACTATCACTTTTTTTTAGGAAAAGCAGCACTATCACTTCACTACTCAAATTTGGAGATGCCATCTACTGCATACTGGATAGATCCACAATGAGGAAGGCCGGAAGGCGATAAACTCACCGGATACCACTCGCCGGAGCCCGGAGGTGGCCGGATCCATGCTATGCCGCCCGGTTTTCTCCCCTGTCCCCAGTCCCGCAGGTGCCGTGGTGGCTTTCTCGCGCGTAGCGGCAGTTtgcagaggggggggggggattaCTCGTCGCCGGCGGCCGGCAAGCTGCGGCCCAAGCTCCTCCCGCTGCTTCGTCGGCGGTACCTGCGCGAGTGCGGGAGGCGGCGCGAAGTAGTCGGAGTCGGGGTGACTTGGTCGGGGTGGTTACTGGGTAGGCTTCTGCCGTGCTGACCGCTGCTTGTTGGGCTGGTTGGGCCGTATCCAGTAGATACATATCGGCCCACGTACTCATAACAATTACTAAAAGTTAATAAAAATCTCCTTCTCAGAAAAAAAAAGCTAATAAAAATCAGATACTCCCTCTAATCTAATTTATATCAGTTTGTTTTTATAGACATATCGTATATCTTTTTTCCCTAAACTTAGACATAGATATACTGAaaaagctatatatatatatatatatatatatatatatatatatatatatatatatatataggacacATTTTGTTTACTCGTGCGAGTAGCTACTCGCACCTGCGAGTATAAGCACACGGTGCAGGTAGTCCGTGCGAACCTATGTTAATGGGCTGGTGCTGGAGCTAACGGGTTTGGAACCGAATACGGAGCATGCGTGTATCTACAGGAAATTAAATAAAAGGAGGCGCTAATCACGGGATTCTTTCTTGGCCGTAGACCGTAGTTCCCCTTTTTAATATGTACGTATATgagtttttttaaaataaagtaTTCATGCATACTTCTTGTGGTGATTGCTATATGTATTTATACTTTGTTTAATAGAGTATTTATACACTTTTTAAAATATTGTATCTGTACATATACTAGTTTTATAAAATGACGTATGCATTCATACTGAGTATATACATATACTTTACGTGACAAAAGGGTATTTGTACTAGTTTTTAAAAGGATATATGTATTCATACTGAGTAAATGATATATACTTTACGTGACAAGGGAGTATATCTACATACTATTTTAATACTTTGATAAATACACTTATTGTTTAGAGAAGATGGTATGTGCATATACCAATTTTCAATAAGGGTATGTGTATACTATATgagttcttttttttaaaaaaaagagtacCCTTGCATACCTTCTACACGGGAGTACCTGTACAAATTTTTGACACAAATTTTTGACAGTATGCTTACATACCTATATACTCTGCAAGCTAGTATATACACATACTATGTTCTAAAAGGGAGTACTTGTACAAATTtttgagacaaatttttaaCAGAGTGCTTACATACCTATATACTCTGCAAGCTAGATAGTATACACATACTATGTTTCAGGCTATACAAAACATTTAATTACAAAATCCCTCcctgaaaaacttaaaaaaagtGTATGTCCAAAACATACTCCCAACAGTATGGTGAGTCTTTCCGACAGGCATATTCAAAAAACAATTATCTGAAAATTATTGTGACAAATTAGTCCAAGAGAAACTTCATTTATTCATACATAACATGATATGCAGCCAGCAATTAGGCCACGGTAACGATTCTTCCTGCTCCTGCATATACATATTGGAAAACCATTATTTTAATCCTCAACTGATACTCTAATTAGTGAAGAAGTATTCAATAATACACTTATTGAAAATGTATGCAGAGATactagctattttctaaaagatAACCTGAAAATACCAAAACATCAGTTGGACCTTATTATATGTATATGAACTGTTCACTAAGCACGAACAGATTGAGAACCCGACTTGGAAATTAAAGGAAACAGGAAATTATATTATATGGAATGCACTCATACTTGCCATGCATATGGCCATACCTCAATGTCAAAATCACATCGATTAATCGATACAACTTCCGTGGCCAAACACACATGCTGTCTCACATTGCATTGCGCTAACTGTCACAAACACATCGAACTTGCCGTCGTCGTGTATGAAGAAGATTAGAGAAAAAAATTTCCGAGAGCAGGACATGCCCTGCAAATGCAAGATTGATGAACAGGACCAACCGACCAAGACTAGTAACAAATCCACGAGCTTCAACAAGGAGGAAAGCCATGCCGGCGTCAGGGTGCCGTGCGCTGACTACTGGGAAGGGGCCGTCGTCAACCACATAGCACCGCTCTCTCTACGATGTTGATTGGGAGGGGACCCCACTGCCAAGACCCAGGAGCGAGCGCCACTGGATCTGCCATCGGGGACGATGCAGGCAGCGCCGGATCTTGAGCGGCATGGCAACGCCGAACTCCGGCAAGGTGCTGCTCGGTAGGGGCTGAGAATCTTGCGTGCTTGCACAGGCCGCTTGATGGAGGAGGTAGTTGCAGCGCCGGCGGTGCCACAAGATCGAGAGGAGGAAGGgaagaggtggtggtggcggcggctacTGGGAGAGGCTCAAGAGGGCCTCCGATGCAGGATGTTGTATACGGAGTATATGAATA
Protein-coding sequences here:
- the LOC8073025 gene encoding phosphatidylinositol N-acetylglucosaminyltransferase subunit P; amino-acid sequence: MEWSPPSTSPSPSLVVRSPRQTVSLIRNRRPHRDWAPSTRSPSFAARDHGPKPSEVYGFVGSITTVIATAVYLAWAYTPEPVLRSVGITYYPSKYWALAVPSFLIVAVVLSMGIYMGLNFVATPPPTSCGTIFDENSRERTTFSPAIEEETPIEPISDISIDQINNLMFGDR